The following are encoded in a window of Rubellicoccus peritrichatus genomic DNA:
- a CDS encoding ATP synthase F0 subunit C yields MLEIINSIDLASIATLPTQIAEVSGDIGKGLTAAFGCAAAAIGVGMVGTKAVEAVGRNPGASGKVLVQSILGMALAEAVAFYSLFLY; encoded by the coding sequence ATGTTAGAAATCATTAACTCAATCGATCTCGCAAGTATCGCGACTTTGCCAACGCAAATCGCGGAAGTCTCTGGTGACATCGGCAAAGGCCTCACAGCTGCATTTGGCTGTGCTGCTGCTGCTATTGGTGTAGGTATGGTCGGCACAAAGGCTGTTGAAGCTGTTGGCCGTAATCCTGGCGCTTCCGGTAAAGTTCTCGTCCAGTCTATTCTGGGTATGGCGCTCGCTGAAGCGGTCGCGTTCTATTCTCTCTTTCTATACTAA